One genomic window of Dasypus novemcinctus isolate mDasNov1 chromosome 31, mDasNov1.1.hap2, whole genome shotgun sequence includes the following:
- the PLCD1 gene encoding 1-phosphatidylinositol 4,5-bisphosphate phosphodiesterase delta-1 isoform X2, with the protein MDSGRDFLTLHGLQDDEDLQALLKGSQLLKVKSSSWRRERFYKLQEDCKTIWQESRKVMRTPESHLFSVEDILEVRQGHRTEGLEKYARDVPEDRCFSIIFKDQRNTLDLIAPSPEDAQHWVQGLRKIIQHSGSMDQRQKLQHWIHSCLRKADKNKDNKMSFKELQNFLKELNIQVDDSYARKIFMECDHSQTDSLEDEEIEAFYKLLTQREEIDRVFAEAAGSGETLSVDGLVTFLQREQREEGAGRALALDLIERYEPSETAKAQRQMTKDGFLMYLLSPDGSAFSPAHRRVYQDMGQPLSHYLVSSSHNTYLLEDQLTGPSSTEAYIRALCKGCRCLELDCWDGPNQEPVIYHGYTFTSKILFCDALRAIRDYAFKASPYPVILSLENHCSLEQQRVMARHLRTILGTMLLDRPLDGASARLPSPEQLKGKILIKGKKLGGLLPPGGEGGPEATVVSDEDEAAEMEDEAVRSRVQNKPREDKLRLVKELSDMVIYCKSVHFGGFSSPGAPGQAFYEMASFSENRALRLLQESGDSLVRHNVEHLSRIYPAGWRTDSSNYSPVELWSAGCQIVALNFQTPGLGMDVNQGRFQDNGACGYVLKPAFLRDPHSTFNPRALAQGPWWARKQLSVRVISGQQLPKVNKSKNSIVDPKVTVEIHGVARDVVSRQTTVVTNNGFNPRWDTELEFEVVVPELALVRFVVEDYDSSSKNDFIGQSTIPLGSLKQGYRHVHLLSKNGDQHPSATLFVKVSLQD; encoded by the exons GCCTGCAGGACGATGAGGATCTCCAGGCCCTGCTGAAGGGCAGCCAGCTCCTGAAGGTGAAGTCCAGCTCCTGGCGCCGAGAGCGCTTCTACAAGCTGCAGGAGGACTGCAAGACCATCTGGCAGGAGTCGCGCAAGGTCATGCGGACCCCAGAGTCCCACCTGT TCTCGGTAGAGGACATCCTGGAGGTGCGGCAGGGACACCGCACGGAGGGCCTGGAGAAGTACGCCCGGGACGTGCCCGAGGATCGCTGCTTTTCCATCATCTTCAAGGACCAGCGCAACACCCTGGACCTCATCGCGCCGTCGCCGGAGGACGCACAGCACTGGGTGCAGGGTCTGCGCAAGATCATCCAGCACTCGGGCTCCATGGACCAGCGGCAGAAGCTGCAGCA CTGGATTCACTCCTGCCTGCGGAAGGCGGACAAAAACAAGGACAACAAGATGAGCTTCAAGGAGCTGCAGAACTTCCTAAAGGAGCTCAACATCCAGGTGGACGACAGCTATGCCCGGAAGATCTTCATG GAGTGCGACCACTCGCAGACGGACTCCCTGGAGGATGAGGAGATCGAAGCCTTCTACAAGCTGCTGACCCAGCGAGAGGAGATAGACCGCGTCTTCGCGGAGGCGGCGGGCTCCGGGGAGACCCTGTCGGTGGACGGGCTGGTCACCTTCCTGCAGCGGGAGCAGCGGGAGGAGGGTGCGGGCCGGGCGCTGGCCCTGGACCTCATCGAGCGCTATGAGCCCAGCGAGACGG CCAAGGCGCAGCGGCAGATGACCAAGGACGGCTTCCTCATGTACCTGCTGTCGCCGGACGGCAGCGCCTTCAGCCCGGCGCACCGGCGCGTCTACCAGGACATGGGCCAGCCGCTCAGCCACTACCTGGTGTCGTCCTCGCACAACACCTACCTGCTGGAGGACCAGCTCACCGGGCCCAGCAGCACCGAGGCCTACATCCG GGCACTGTGCAAAGGCTGCCGCTGCCTGGAGCTCGACTGCTGGGACGGGCCCAACCAGGAGCCCGTCATCTACCACGGCTACACCTTCACCTCCAAGATCCTCTTCTGCGACGCGCTCAGGGCCATCCGGGACTACGCCTTCAAG GCGTCCCCCTACCCCGTCATCCTGTcgctggagaaccactgcagcctGGAGCAGCAGCGCGTCATGGCCCGACACCTGCGCACCATCCTGGGCACCATGCTGCTGGACCGGCCTCTGGACGGGGCCTCTGCCCGCTTGCCCTCCCCCGAG CAACTGAAGGGGAAGATCCTGATCAAGGGGAAGAAGCTTGGGGGGCTCTTGCCCCCCGGAGGGGAAGGCGGTCCTGAGGCCACCGTCGTGTCGGATGAGGACGAGGCTGCGGAGATGGAGGACGAGGCAGTGAGGAGCCGAGTGCAGAACAAACCCAGG GAGGACAAGCTCAGGCTGGTGAAGGAGCTGTCGGACATGGTCATTTACTGCAAGAGCGTGCACTTCGGGGGCTTCTCCAGCCCGGGTGCTCCCGGGCAGGCCTTCTACGAGATGGCGTCCTTCTCTGAGAACCGCGCCCTGCGGCTGCTCCAGGAGTCCG GGGACAGCCTTGTCCGCCACAACGTGGAGCACCTGAGCAGGATCTACCCCGCCGGCTGGAGGACGGACTCATCTAACTACAGCCCCGTGGAGCTGTGGAGCGCCGGCTGCCAGATTG TGGCCTTGAACTTCCAGACGCCCGGGCTGGGGATGGACGTGAACCAGGGCCGCTTCCAGGACAACGGGGCCTGCGGGTACGTGCTGAAGCCTGCCTTCTTGCGAGACCCTCACTCCACCTTCAACCCACGGGCCCTTGCCCAGGGGCCCTGGTGGGCTCGGAAGCAGCTCAGCGTCAGG GTCATCTCGGGGCAGCAGCTGCCCAAGGTGAACAAGAGCAAGAACTCCATCGTGGACCCCAAGGTGACCGTGGAGATCCACGGCGTGGCCCGGGATGTGGTCAGCCGCCAGACCACCGTCGTCACCAATAACG GTTTCAACCCCCGGTGGGACACGGAGTTGGAGTTTGAGGTGGTCGTGCCCGAACTGGCCCTTGTCCGCTTTGTGGTGGAGGATTACGACTCATCCTCTAAGAACGACTTTATCGGCCAGAGCACCATCCCCTTGGGCAGCCTCAAGCAGG GATACCGCCACGTCCACCTCTTGTCCAAGAACGGAGACCAGCACCCATCAGCTACCCTCTTCGTGAAGGTGTCCCTGCAGGACTAG
- the PLCD1 gene encoding 1-phosphatidylinositol 4,5-bisphosphate phosphodiesterase delta-1 isoform X1: MQCLGFPSRTRSREPYVQEQSLKVAALNMQKLGLQDDEDLQALLKGSQLLKVKSSSWRRERFYKLQEDCKTIWQESRKVMRTPESHLFSVEDILEVRQGHRTEGLEKYARDVPEDRCFSIIFKDQRNTLDLIAPSPEDAQHWVQGLRKIIQHSGSMDQRQKLQHWIHSCLRKADKNKDNKMSFKELQNFLKELNIQVDDSYARKIFMECDHSQTDSLEDEEIEAFYKLLTQREEIDRVFAEAAGSGETLSVDGLVTFLQREQREEGAGRALALDLIERYEPSETAKAQRQMTKDGFLMYLLSPDGSAFSPAHRRVYQDMGQPLSHYLVSSSHNTYLLEDQLTGPSSTEAYIRALCKGCRCLELDCWDGPNQEPVIYHGYTFTSKILFCDALRAIRDYAFKASPYPVILSLENHCSLEQQRVMARHLRTILGTMLLDRPLDGASARLPSPEQLKGKILIKGKKLGGLLPPGGEGGPEATVVSDEDEAAEMEDEAVRSRVQNKPREDKLRLVKELSDMVIYCKSVHFGGFSSPGAPGQAFYEMASFSENRALRLLQESGDSLVRHNVEHLSRIYPAGWRTDSSNYSPVELWSAGCQIVALNFQTPGLGMDVNQGRFQDNGACGYVLKPAFLRDPHSTFNPRALAQGPWWARKQLSVRVISGQQLPKVNKSKNSIVDPKVTVEIHGVARDVVSRQTTVVTNNGFNPRWDTELEFEVVVPELALVRFVVEDYDSSSKNDFIGQSTIPLGSLKQGYRHVHLLSKNGDQHPSATLFVKVSLQD, translated from the exons GCCTGCAGGACGATGAGGATCTCCAGGCCCTGCTGAAGGGCAGCCAGCTCCTGAAGGTGAAGTCCAGCTCCTGGCGCCGAGAGCGCTTCTACAAGCTGCAGGAGGACTGCAAGACCATCTGGCAGGAGTCGCGCAAGGTCATGCGGACCCCAGAGTCCCACCTGT TCTCGGTAGAGGACATCCTGGAGGTGCGGCAGGGACACCGCACGGAGGGCCTGGAGAAGTACGCCCGGGACGTGCCCGAGGATCGCTGCTTTTCCATCATCTTCAAGGACCAGCGCAACACCCTGGACCTCATCGCGCCGTCGCCGGAGGACGCACAGCACTGGGTGCAGGGTCTGCGCAAGATCATCCAGCACTCGGGCTCCATGGACCAGCGGCAGAAGCTGCAGCA CTGGATTCACTCCTGCCTGCGGAAGGCGGACAAAAACAAGGACAACAAGATGAGCTTCAAGGAGCTGCAGAACTTCCTAAAGGAGCTCAACATCCAGGTGGACGACAGCTATGCCCGGAAGATCTTCATG GAGTGCGACCACTCGCAGACGGACTCCCTGGAGGATGAGGAGATCGAAGCCTTCTACAAGCTGCTGACCCAGCGAGAGGAGATAGACCGCGTCTTCGCGGAGGCGGCGGGCTCCGGGGAGACCCTGTCGGTGGACGGGCTGGTCACCTTCCTGCAGCGGGAGCAGCGGGAGGAGGGTGCGGGCCGGGCGCTGGCCCTGGACCTCATCGAGCGCTATGAGCCCAGCGAGACGG CCAAGGCGCAGCGGCAGATGACCAAGGACGGCTTCCTCATGTACCTGCTGTCGCCGGACGGCAGCGCCTTCAGCCCGGCGCACCGGCGCGTCTACCAGGACATGGGCCAGCCGCTCAGCCACTACCTGGTGTCGTCCTCGCACAACACCTACCTGCTGGAGGACCAGCTCACCGGGCCCAGCAGCACCGAGGCCTACATCCG GGCACTGTGCAAAGGCTGCCGCTGCCTGGAGCTCGACTGCTGGGACGGGCCCAACCAGGAGCCCGTCATCTACCACGGCTACACCTTCACCTCCAAGATCCTCTTCTGCGACGCGCTCAGGGCCATCCGGGACTACGCCTTCAAG GCGTCCCCCTACCCCGTCATCCTGTcgctggagaaccactgcagcctGGAGCAGCAGCGCGTCATGGCCCGACACCTGCGCACCATCCTGGGCACCATGCTGCTGGACCGGCCTCTGGACGGGGCCTCTGCCCGCTTGCCCTCCCCCGAG CAACTGAAGGGGAAGATCCTGATCAAGGGGAAGAAGCTTGGGGGGCTCTTGCCCCCCGGAGGGGAAGGCGGTCCTGAGGCCACCGTCGTGTCGGATGAGGACGAGGCTGCGGAGATGGAGGACGAGGCAGTGAGGAGCCGAGTGCAGAACAAACCCAGG GAGGACAAGCTCAGGCTGGTGAAGGAGCTGTCGGACATGGTCATTTACTGCAAGAGCGTGCACTTCGGGGGCTTCTCCAGCCCGGGTGCTCCCGGGCAGGCCTTCTACGAGATGGCGTCCTTCTCTGAGAACCGCGCCCTGCGGCTGCTCCAGGAGTCCG GGGACAGCCTTGTCCGCCACAACGTGGAGCACCTGAGCAGGATCTACCCCGCCGGCTGGAGGACGGACTCATCTAACTACAGCCCCGTGGAGCTGTGGAGCGCCGGCTGCCAGATTG TGGCCTTGAACTTCCAGACGCCCGGGCTGGGGATGGACGTGAACCAGGGCCGCTTCCAGGACAACGGGGCCTGCGGGTACGTGCTGAAGCCTGCCTTCTTGCGAGACCCTCACTCCACCTTCAACCCACGGGCCCTTGCCCAGGGGCCCTGGTGGGCTCGGAAGCAGCTCAGCGTCAGG GTCATCTCGGGGCAGCAGCTGCCCAAGGTGAACAAGAGCAAGAACTCCATCGTGGACCCCAAGGTGACCGTGGAGATCCACGGCGTGGCCCGGGATGTGGTCAGCCGCCAGACCACCGTCGTCACCAATAACG GTTTCAACCCCCGGTGGGACACGGAGTTGGAGTTTGAGGTGGTCGTGCCCGAACTGGCCCTTGTCCGCTTTGTGGTGGAGGATTACGACTCATCCTCTAAGAACGACTTTATCGGCCAGAGCACCATCCCCTTGGGCAGCCTCAAGCAGG GATACCGCCACGTCCACCTCTTGTCCAAGAACGGAGACCAGCACCCATCAGCTACCCTCTTCGTGAAGGTGTCCCTGCAGGACTAG
- the PLCD1 gene encoding 1-phosphatidylinositol 4,5-bisphosphate phosphodiesterase delta-1 isoform X3: MRTPESHLFSVEDILEVRQGHRTEGLEKYARDVPEDRCFSIIFKDQRNTLDLIAPSPEDAQHWVQGLRKIIQHSGSMDQRQKLQHWIHSCLRKADKNKDNKMSFKELQNFLKELNIQVDDSYARKIFMECDHSQTDSLEDEEIEAFYKLLTQREEIDRVFAEAAGSGETLSVDGLVTFLQREQREEGAGRALALDLIERYEPSETAKAQRQMTKDGFLMYLLSPDGSAFSPAHRRVYQDMGQPLSHYLVSSSHNTYLLEDQLTGPSSTEAYIRALCKGCRCLELDCWDGPNQEPVIYHGYTFTSKILFCDALRAIRDYAFKASPYPVILSLENHCSLEQQRVMARHLRTILGTMLLDRPLDGASARLPSPEQLKGKILIKGKKLGGLLPPGGEGGPEATVVSDEDEAAEMEDEAVRSRVQNKPREDKLRLVKELSDMVIYCKSVHFGGFSSPGAPGQAFYEMASFSENRALRLLQESGDSLVRHNVEHLSRIYPAGWRTDSSNYSPVELWSAGCQIVALNFQTPGLGMDVNQGRFQDNGACGYVLKPAFLRDPHSTFNPRALAQGPWWARKQLSVRVISGQQLPKVNKSKNSIVDPKVTVEIHGVARDVVSRQTTVVTNNGFNPRWDTELEFEVVVPELALVRFVVEDYDSSSKNDFIGQSTIPLGSLKQGYRHVHLLSKNGDQHPSATLFVKVSLQD, encoded by the exons ATGCGGACCCCAGAGTCCCACCTGT TCTCGGTAGAGGACATCCTGGAGGTGCGGCAGGGACACCGCACGGAGGGCCTGGAGAAGTACGCCCGGGACGTGCCCGAGGATCGCTGCTTTTCCATCATCTTCAAGGACCAGCGCAACACCCTGGACCTCATCGCGCCGTCGCCGGAGGACGCACAGCACTGGGTGCAGGGTCTGCGCAAGATCATCCAGCACTCGGGCTCCATGGACCAGCGGCAGAAGCTGCAGCA CTGGATTCACTCCTGCCTGCGGAAGGCGGACAAAAACAAGGACAACAAGATGAGCTTCAAGGAGCTGCAGAACTTCCTAAAGGAGCTCAACATCCAGGTGGACGACAGCTATGCCCGGAAGATCTTCATG GAGTGCGACCACTCGCAGACGGACTCCCTGGAGGATGAGGAGATCGAAGCCTTCTACAAGCTGCTGACCCAGCGAGAGGAGATAGACCGCGTCTTCGCGGAGGCGGCGGGCTCCGGGGAGACCCTGTCGGTGGACGGGCTGGTCACCTTCCTGCAGCGGGAGCAGCGGGAGGAGGGTGCGGGCCGGGCGCTGGCCCTGGACCTCATCGAGCGCTATGAGCCCAGCGAGACGG CCAAGGCGCAGCGGCAGATGACCAAGGACGGCTTCCTCATGTACCTGCTGTCGCCGGACGGCAGCGCCTTCAGCCCGGCGCACCGGCGCGTCTACCAGGACATGGGCCAGCCGCTCAGCCACTACCTGGTGTCGTCCTCGCACAACACCTACCTGCTGGAGGACCAGCTCACCGGGCCCAGCAGCACCGAGGCCTACATCCG GGCACTGTGCAAAGGCTGCCGCTGCCTGGAGCTCGACTGCTGGGACGGGCCCAACCAGGAGCCCGTCATCTACCACGGCTACACCTTCACCTCCAAGATCCTCTTCTGCGACGCGCTCAGGGCCATCCGGGACTACGCCTTCAAG GCGTCCCCCTACCCCGTCATCCTGTcgctggagaaccactgcagcctGGAGCAGCAGCGCGTCATGGCCCGACACCTGCGCACCATCCTGGGCACCATGCTGCTGGACCGGCCTCTGGACGGGGCCTCTGCCCGCTTGCCCTCCCCCGAG CAACTGAAGGGGAAGATCCTGATCAAGGGGAAGAAGCTTGGGGGGCTCTTGCCCCCCGGAGGGGAAGGCGGTCCTGAGGCCACCGTCGTGTCGGATGAGGACGAGGCTGCGGAGATGGAGGACGAGGCAGTGAGGAGCCGAGTGCAGAACAAACCCAGG GAGGACAAGCTCAGGCTGGTGAAGGAGCTGTCGGACATGGTCATTTACTGCAAGAGCGTGCACTTCGGGGGCTTCTCCAGCCCGGGTGCTCCCGGGCAGGCCTTCTACGAGATGGCGTCCTTCTCTGAGAACCGCGCCCTGCGGCTGCTCCAGGAGTCCG GGGACAGCCTTGTCCGCCACAACGTGGAGCACCTGAGCAGGATCTACCCCGCCGGCTGGAGGACGGACTCATCTAACTACAGCCCCGTGGAGCTGTGGAGCGCCGGCTGCCAGATTG TGGCCTTGAACTTCCAGACGCCCGGGCTGGGGATGGACGTGAACCAGGGCCGCTTCCAGGACAACGGGGCCTGCGGGTACGTGCTGAAGCCTGCCTTCTTGCGAGACCCTCACTCCACCTTCAACCCACGGGCCCTTGCCCAGGGGCCCTGGTGGGCTCGGAAGCAGCTCAGCGTCAGG GTCATCTCGGGGCAGCAGCTGCCCAAGGTGAACAAGAGCAAGAACTCCATCGTGGACCCCAAGGTGACCGTGGAGATCCACGGCGTGGCCCGGGATGTGGTCAGCCGCCAGACCACCGTCGTCACCAATAACG GTTTCAACCCCCGGTGGGACACGGAGTTGGAGTTTGAGGTGGTCGTGCCCGAACTGGCCCTTGTCCGCTTTGTGGTGGAGGATTACGACTCATCCTCTAAGAACGACTTTATCGGCCAGAGCACCATCCCCTTGGGCAGCCTCAAGCAGG GATACCGCCACGTCCACCTCTTGTCCAAGAACGGAGACCAGCACCCATCAGCTACCCTCTTCGTGAAGGTGTCCCTGCAGGACTAG
- the VILL gene encoding villin-like protein, translating to MNVDKSLPAIEGRRALHVWIVEDLQLVPVPERAYGNFFEGHCYVVLHVPQNPQATPGAPSDLHCWVGKAAGAEAWAAAEAWAQRLEEHLGGWAARHREAQGHESDGFRSCFRRGVVYRKGGLASGLKHVETNIYGIQRLLHIRARKHVSATEVELSWNSFNKDDIFLLDLGKVMIQWNGPQASASEKARGLALTRSLGDRERGGRAQVGVVDDEAGAADLVRIMEAVLGSRGTGLQDAVPAPAPSQLQKANVRLYHVYENGEDLVVQELATRPLTQDLLQEEVCHILDQGGSHVYVWQGRLASPQEKKATFSRAAGFIRAKGYPEHTCVAVVNDGAEPPAFTQLFQTWSRRQDRSRKACGTGPLTPARLTAAALHNQPELAAQLRMVDDASGKVEVWCIQDSGRQPVDPQHHAQLSSGTCYLILYTYQKLGRVQYLLYLWQGLQAGPDKVKALSSHAKELDLLCHGALVQEHVTMGREPPHFLAIFQGQLLVFQGGAGPSGKGQPASATRLFHVQGTDRCSAKTTEVPARASSLRSSDVFLLVTSCTCYLWFGKGCSGDQREMARVVTTAICGKSQETVLEGQEPLCFWEALGGRAPYPSPKRLPDVVCSFPPRLFECSRQGGSLVLAEMVPFSQEDLDEHDVMLLDTWEEIFLWLGEAAQEAEAALAWGRDYLKTHPAGRSPATPIVLVKQGHEPPTFTGWFLAWDPYKWTNGQPDVVDGSMGEGSALSRITAEVNSFQLSHWPGEGGPGPGGPQDGSEAERELGPAAGGSSGSGSTSSYYSSSSSVLNGGLPREQLMHQAAEDLPEGVDPARKEFYLSDSDFQEIFGKSKEKFYSMAKWKQQQEKQHLGFF from the exons ATGAACGTCGACAAAAGCCTCCCAGCCATCGAGGGCCGCCGGGCCCTGCACGTCTGGATCGTTGAG GACCTCCAGCTGGTGCCGGTGCCCGAGCGGGCTTACGGGAACTTCTTCGAGGGCCACTGCTACGTCGTCCTCCAC GTCCCCCAGAACCCGCAGGCCACGCCGGGGGCGCCCAGCGACCTGCACTGCTGGGTGGGAAAGGCGGCGGGCGCAGAGGCTTGGGCGGCGGCTGAGGCCTGGGCGCAGCGCCTGGAGGAGCACCTGGGCGGCTGGGCCGCGCGGCACCGCGAGGCGCAGGGCCACGAGTCCGACGGCTTCCGCAGCTGCTTCCGCAGGGGCGTTGT CTACAGGAAGGGGGGCCTGGCCTCCGGCCTCAAGCACGTGGAGACCAACATATACGGCATCCAGCGACTGCTGCACATCAGAGCGAGGAAGCACGTGTCTGCCACCGAG GTGGAACTTTCCTGGAACAGCTTCAACAAGGACGACATCTTCCTGCTGGACCTGGGCAAGGTGATGATCCAGTGGAACGGGCCCCAGGCCAGCGCGTCCGAGAAGGCGCGG GGGCTGGCCCTGACCCGCAGCCTCGGGGACAGGGAGCGCGGGGGGCGCGCGCAGGTGGGCGTGGTGGACGACGAGGCGGGGGCCGCCGACCTGGTGCGCATCATGGAGGCGGTGCTGGGCAGCCGAGGGACCGGCCTGCAGGATGCTGTGCCCGCCCCGGCGCCAAGCCAGCTGCAGAAGGCCAACGTCCGCCTGTACCA CGTCTACGAGAACGGTGAGGACCTGGTGGTGCAGGAGCTGGCCACCCGCCCGCTGACCCAGGACCTGCTGCAGGAGGAG GTCTGCCACATCCTGGACCAGGGCGGCTCCCACGTCTACGTGTGGCAGGGACGCCTGGCCAGCCCCCAGGAGAAGAAGGCCACCTTCAGCCGGGCCGCG ggcttcaTCCGGGCCAAGGGGTACCCGGAGCACACCTGCGTGGCGGTGGTGAACGACGGCGCCGAGCCGCCGGCCTTCACGCAGCTCTTCCAGACGTGGTCCCGGAGGCAGGACAGGAGCAGGAAGGCCTGCGGGACGG GCCCGCTGACGCCGGCGCGCCTGACCGCCGCTGCGCTGCACAACCAGCCCGAGCTCGCCGCCCAGCTCAGGATGGTGGACGACGCCTCGGGGAAGGTGGAG gtGTGGTGCATCCAGGACTCAGGCAGGCAACCCGTGGATCCCCAGCACCATGCCCAGCTGAGCTCGGGCACCTGCTACCTCATCCTCTACACATACCAGAAGCTGGGCCGGGTCCAGTACCTCCTGTACCTATGGCAG GGCCTCCAGGCTGGGCCAGACAAGGTCAAGGCCCTGAGCAGCCACGCCAAGGAGCTGGACCTCCTGTGCCATGGGGCCCTGGTGCAGGAGCACGTGACCATGGGCCGGGAGCCGCCCCACTTCCTGGCCATCTTCCAGGGCCAGCTGCTGGTGTTCCAG GGGGGCGCTGGGCCCAGTGGGAAGGGGCAGCCGGCATCTGCCACGCGACTGTTCCACGTGCAAGGCACCGACAGGTGCAGCGCCAAGACCACGGAGGTGCCAGCCCGCGCGTCCTCGCTGCGCTCCAGCGACGTCTTCCTGCTGGTCACCAGCTGCACCTGCTACCTCTGGTTTGGGAAG GGCTGCAGCGGCGACCAGCGGGAGATGGCACGGGTGGTCACCACGGCCATCTGCGGGAAGAGCCAGGAGACGGTGCTGGAGGGCCAGGAGCCCCTGTGCttctgggaggccctggggggcAGGGCCCCCTACCCCAGCCCCAAGCG GCTCCCCGACGTGGTCTGCAGCTTCCCGCCACGGCTGTTTGAGTGCTCCCGCCAGGGCGGCAGCCTGGTCCTCGCCGAGATGGTGCCCTTCAGCCAGGAGGACCTGGACGAGCACGACGTCATGCTCCTGGACACCTGGGAGGAG ATCTTCCTGTGGCTGGGGGAAGCGGCGCAGGAGGCGGAGGCAGCGCTGGCCTGGGGCCGGGACTACCTGAAGACGCACCCCGCCGGGAGGAGCCCAGCCACGCCCATCGTGCTGGTCAAGCAGGGCCACGAGCCCCCCACCTTCACCGGCTGGTTCCTGGCTTGGGACCCCTACAAGTGGACG AACGGCCAGCCCGACGTGGTGGACGGCAGCATGGGAGAAGGGTCTGCCCTCTCCAGGATCACTGCC GAGGTCAACAGCTTCCAGCTGTCCCACTGGCCCGGTGAGGGCGGGCCGGGCCCCGGGGGCCCGCAGGACGGCTCGGAGGCCGAGCGGGAGCTGGGCCCCGCGGCGGGTGGCAGCAGCGGCAGCGGCAGCACCAGCAGCTACTACAGCAGCTCCAGCTCCGTCCTCAACGGGGGCCTGCCGCGGGAGCAGCTGATGCACCAGGCGGCCGAGGACCTGCCCGAGGGCGTCGACCCTGCGCGCAAGGAG ttCTATCTCTCAGACTCCGACTTCCAAGAAATCTTTGGGAAGTCCAAGGAGAAGTTCTACAGCATGGCCAAGTGGAAGCAGCAGCAGGAGAAGCAGCACCTCGGCTTCTTCTGA